The sequence tagtcaGAGGCCAAGAATTACAAATAACAGTACATGTGTCTTTTTTAATTAAGAATATGCTCTGTATAGTGGAACATATATAGTTGAATACGAAAATCATTAATGTAGGACTTCAGTAAATATCAGCAAAAGTTCTGCATGTGTTAAAAAATGTGTAATGcaccttttacatttttttttcacccaattctttatcatttatattttgatTAGGTTTGCTGGAATGGGTAATCTTCTAAAAGTCCTTACAAGAGAAATAGAGAACTATCCACATTTTTTCCTGGACTTTGAAAGTAAGTTTGCGAGGACTTGCAGCCTCAGAAAGGGGAACTGTGTAACCATTGATCTTTACTCCACAGGACTAAATGAACCTCTCTGTCTGAATGCTCACATAGACTACAATGACATCTctgcattaatttaaaaaaaaaaacccagagagGTCAGAGCTTTGGAATAATGTTTTGCTCTCTATACCTGAGCttcattttgaaaataaaaagaaaagtctaTGTGAGTGTTTCAGACCTGTGGGAGCAGTAAGATTGAAGTATTGCTGTCCATTACAtgcaacacctctctctctctctctctctctctccctctctctctctctctctccctctccctctctctctctctctctctctctctctctctctctctgtgttttccctttccttctgttttcttcttccagaAACCAAATGGGGAATCTTTTAAAAGTGCTCACTTGCACAGAGCTTGATCAGGGGCCAAACTTTTTCCTTGACTTTGAAAGTGAGCAGAGCTTTTGCCTGGCCCAGTCTGTCCTTCCTGCTGTCTACTAAACTCCTGCATGTGTCtcgttgtttgtttgtatgcccGATAAACACAGCCAAACGTTCATCAGTGCACCTTTCATAAATTGTACATCATGatgatttaaataatttaaaggcATGCATTATTCTCTGGGAGAACGTTTGCACATGAAAACCAGATGCTGTCATAGTGGGCGTGTACCGTTTTGCATACATTTTGCACATGCAAAAGTTTTTGTCCATTACCCAAGACGAGAACTTGAACCTCCTTATTGTTTACAGATGAATGTGTGCGTAAGCATGGATACTGTTCATATACGTTATAGCCACAATGCCAGGAAGTGGCTGAACTGCATGCTTTGTGATGCATGGCACAACGTTTTTCACTCCTACAATATCTTTTAGAATCTGCTTcatctttttctccttcatttgCATGCTATTACAACTTCTCTGAACAGAACCTTAACCCATTAATGTGTCTGTACTAACACTAACCCATGTACTGTCCATATGTTGTAAATATGTTCCTCCATTCACCTTGTTCTTTACATTTCCTCATATGTAAATGATTGTTTAGCCAAAGAagcaatattttatattttgaagatGTACTGCTTTTAGATCAATAGTGTGTATATGAAAAGGATCATCTTCAATGTGGAGGATAGTGGAGTATCTTATTTGTTAAATACTGCTTATTTAGTGAGTAAGGGTTTGTGTTGTATATGCATCAGATGCACAGCCCACAGATTGTGAGCGTGACGTGTGGAACCAGGTGAATGCCGTACTCCAGGAATCTGAAAGCATCCTGTCAGGCCTGCAGGCCTACAAAGGAGCGGGGCAGGAGATACGAGATGTAGGTTGCACACATGGATTCATAACGAACGGTAGATAAGAATGTTCTACAATGAAACCCTTCGATTTGTGTTTTTCAGGCTATACAGAATCCCAATGATTTATTGCTTCAAGAAAGGGCTTGGAACTCCGTGTGTCCCCTCGTCATCCGGCTCAAAAAGTTTTATGGCTTCTCACTGAAGCTGGGTAACTCTCACTATTCATCCCACAtcctcttgttttgttttttttttttttgttttgtttaataaaacacacttgTCACACATTTTTCTCCTTCCATTGGTGCAGAGAAAGCCCTGAAAAGCCTGTTGGAGTCTCTGACCTGTCCTCCGTACACTCCCACTCAGCATCTGGAGAAGGAGCAGGCCCTCGCCAAGCAGTTCGCTGAGATCCTGCATTTCACGCTGCGCTTCGATGAGCTCAAGGTTCTACTTTTATTTCTTCATAAAACTCCAGATAACCAGTTGGCAGAAGTATTGCTtcaatgtttttcatttttattctctctcatcCAGAATTTTGCTCTTTCCTCAGATGCGAATTCCTGCCATCCAAAATGACTTCAGCTACTACAGGCGAACAATCAGTCGAAACAGGATAAATAACATGAACGTAAGCAGATACAGTTAATCTCGTGTCTctttctaaaatgttcatatgTGCAGAAGTTGAAAAAAGACTATTACTATTTTATCATGGATGAGCAAATCCATTTTCACTTTAATCAGGAACTGACACAACAGGAAATAGCTGTACGTCTGTCAGCACAATTTTCATATTAGTGTCACCTGATAATGTGACTGAGAAAGCTGAAACTGTACTGACGTGGACACTACAGTGATCATAAACAGCTGATCAGTTACACTGCCAGCCAGCTTTCGGGACCAGGGTGTTTCTATGGTTACCGCATGATATGGACAATAAACCATATAGGCAGCATCTCGAGACTTGCCATAACATAACACCAGTATATACCAGTGTGCTACTGGTCACAACAATACACTGTTGCTACACTGTCGTACGCTGCTACACCATCAGTTTTGACTTATCATGAGAGAAATAACTTGTGATCCTGATGTAACtaccaaaacaaaaaacttgTGTACCTTTCTGGACCTCTGTGTATTTAATTGAGTGCTTTGCTCCTTTTCCCCATAGCTGGAAATTGAAAATGAAGTCAACAATGAAATGGCGAACAGAATGTCACTCTTTTATGCTGAGGCTACTCCGATGCTGAAAACCCTCAGTACAGCAACTACAAACTTTGTGACCGAGGTAACGCACTCCTTTCTGCTGCCATttgaattattttcttattttgctCCTCAAGTATGCAACCAAGTAAGTGGGAtcatgtaaaacattttaatagtaAAAAGGAATATTTCTTCATATTTGCACTCAGATTCATCGAAAGAAGGTTTCGCTATTTATCTTACAAATTGAATCAGTTGTGTTCAAACATCCAACTCTCTCCTTGTAGAATAAGACGCTGCCCCTGGAGAACACCACAGACTGTCTGAGCACCATGGCCAGTGTGTGCAAGGTCATGCTGGAGACTCCGTAAGTAATTCAGCCAGCATCTCTCATTTCATTATCCAGCCCAGTCTCCTTTATCACTGTGTCTGGAGACAGCTTTCTGTTATGTAGGAAGCAGTGCTAACTTGGACATTggcactgatcacacacacacacattcacacagctgtatttaaataaatctataatCAGATATCTCTTCTCATAAAGCTGTACATCCTGCACATTTAAATTGTCCTGCTTGTTGCCTCATACTTGCATAAACACCCCCAAATTACTGTATATGGTTTTGACCTGACTTCATAGctgtgataaaaaataaatatcagcaCTATTCTTCAGTCAGACAACAAGAAAGCTGTATTGCTTTTTAGAACAAAAGGTCTGTTCAAATGGCAAGAAGGAAAAATTACTGAACACAAGGTGCGCTAAAATGCAGTCTACTGTAAACTGACGTCActtccaaatacaaacacaccttaTAGTAATGTCCCGCCCCGAAAGGCATCGGAAATGCAAAGCAAAGTGAACCATGATTCAATTTAAACTTTTGGCTCCATATGCAATGTGAAGTAGCTAACGGGGTAACAGCTATTTCACTGTAACGGGGTCATGCCTTTTAATATATGGGAAAGGCAATTCCAAATAGACCTGGCAAATAAGACTACTCAAGTTTACTGTGAATTTATAACTGATGTGGAATATTCTGGAAGTCCTTCACATGCTAGTTTCAAAGCTAAGTACAAGTACTAAGGACAAAATGTACTTGCAGTTGCATTTTTTTGTACTGTGACccaatttaaatgaaaatgcaaattgtgtgttactgttcacattttcatttacatgaGCATACATCATGGCAAATTTTAAGTGGAAAAGCAATGTCCTCAATTTCAgaagtgttagtgtttattacatgtgtttgttgtgtgtgtatgtgttggccTGTGCAAAAGTAGTGTTGGCACAGATCAACTAAAATTGGCCTGGGTAAACAAAATCAACTATCGGCAGTCTGTGTGGCAAAATCTTTACATGACGTTACATTTCATCCGTATCACTTCTCTGCATCTTTTATTATCTGTCTGAGACGATTAACCATTAGTGTGGTGAGATCTCCTCCATATCACTTTACCCGCAATTACGCGGTTCTACCACCAGGGGGTTCTGCATGCACGCGGTCAGGGCTAGCTCAAATGCTGCGTTCATGGAAAGTTTTAGCTCTCCAACTCGTAATTCCTAGTCAAACTTTGGTGGTTTGTCAAAGTATGGTGGCTTTCATGGTATAAAATAAGACAAGAAATAACTGTGATTTAAGGTTTTTAAGCAGCCTCTCAAGTTTGTGTTAACTCTTGATATCCTTAATACTAGTTGATACTTGAGATTTTTGAAAAGTTAATTTGCTTTCTGcacaaatttttcttttctttttttttatttaaatctaattatttaaactgctttttaattaaattctcACAGATATTAATGGTGAATTATTACATCCACTttgaaaaataaagcaataaccAAAGAACTGTAATTCCACTTGTAGTCAGCAGCAGAacactgtttttgtgtgttcattttatttaggAACTTCAGAAGGTGTGAACGCTCTAATGTGGGAAGTAGGAGGTTCTCAGATGTtgtaaatacagtataaatatacacacaagaATAACTTTAATCCAGTTTCAtgcataaaacacaaaaaacgcTGCATACCCACGGCCGAGACGTGAAAGCCCTGGAGCTGTAGTTCAGGTTCTGTCTGTTCTCTTGCTCATACGTTCTTCTCAAAGCTGTATATAAAGCTAGATatgacctgtttttttttaaatgatgtaaGCATTAATCGCAGTCAAGTGAGGCTAATTGTATAtctctttttgtgtttgtttggcAGAGAGTACACGAGCCGGTTCAACAGTGAagacacactcctcttctgCATGAGGGTGATGGTGGGTGTCATCATTCTCTATGACCACGTGCATCCCAATGGTGCCTTCACCAAATCCTCAAAAATAGACGTGAGACCTACTATATTATAATGATTTTCCAGTCTTTACTCTTTGGCTCTGTTATTCTCTGTATTTCACTGTgttctggggtgtgtgtgtgtgtgtgtgtgtgtgtgtgtttgtacagatgAAAGGATGCATAAAAGTCCTGAGAGACCAGCCAGCTGATAATGTTGAAGGACTCCTTAATGCCCTGAAGTAAGTTCTTGATCTACATTAAGCCCTTAACAATCCATAATGTGTTCCCACTAAACATTTGTGTGTTCTTTTAATAGAggtattaaacattaaaaaaaactttgtccTTACATTAGAAATTGTTTTATCCTTTTCTCCtgttttccttcctctcttctttcCTTAGATTCACCACAAAGCATCTGAACGATGAATCCACTCCAAAAAATATCAGAACAATGCTCCAGTaacctttgtttttctttttaagtgaAGAGGATCAGTGTACAGACCTCAAAAGAtgtatatgtttacatttatttaagaaaTTGATGTTAATACTTATGTGTATTTACATAGCCATTCCCAACAATatactttaaattaaaattgcCTATATTCTGTCAAagcacaaataaatgaaaccgTATAgccttaaaaacaacaacaactctgaTATGGTTCTCCATATCGCTTTAAAATCAAGAATGGCGATTGTTTTTAACCAAAGTAGCTAATGTGTTGCGGAGTGTCTGTATTCAGGGCAAGTAATGCAGCGTAGCAGTGAGACGAGGTGATGTCAAgctaaaaacaaaagtgttctCAGTGGGtggtgcttttttttccttatgGAAGAGTGAAAAGCCAGTTTAATAATGCCACAGATGCTctatcttgttgtttttttgtttttaatttgaagttcagtttgtttttgttgtacactttttttttttttttttcttttgtgatgTTTGCTCTTGTT comes from Hemibagrus wyckioides isolate EC202008001 linkage group LG25, SWU_Hwy_1.0, whole genome shotgun sequence and encodes:
- the fam49a gene encoding CYFIP-related Rac1 interactor A isoform X1 is translated as MGNLLKVLTCTELDQGPNFFLDFENAQPTDCERDVWNQVNAVLQESESILSGLQAYKGAGQEIRDAIQNPNDLLLQERAWNSVCPLVIRLKKFYGFSLKLEKALKSLLESLTCPPYTPTQHLEKEQALAKQFAEILHFTLRFDELKMRIPAIQNDFSYYRRTISRNRINNMNLEIENEVNNEMANRMSLFYAEATPMLKTLSTATTNFVTENKTLPLENTTDCLSTMASVCKVMLETPEYTSRFNSEDTLLFCMRVMVGVIILYDHVHPNGAFTKSSKIDMKGCIKVLRDQPADNVEGLLNALKFTTKHLNDESTPKNIRTMLQ
- the fam49a gene encoding CYFIP-related Rac1 interactor A isoform X2, whose protein sequence is MGNLLKVLTREIENYPHFFLDFENAQPTDCERDVWNQVNAVLQESESILSGLQAYKGAGQEIRDAIQNPNDLLLQERAWNSVCPLVIRLKKFYGFSLKLEKALKSLLESLTCPPYTPTQHLEKEQALAKQFAEILHFTLRFDELKMRIPAIQNDFSYYRRTISRNRINNMNLEIENEVNNEMANRMSLFYAEATPMLKTLSTATTNFVTENKTLPLENTTDCLSTMASVCKVMLETPEYTSRFNSEDTLLFCMRVMVGVIILYDHVHPNGAFTKSSKIDMKGCIKVLRDQPADNVEGLLNALKFTTKHLNDESTPKNIRTMLQ